Proteins found in one Muntiacus reevesi chromosome 2, mMunRee1.1, whole genome shotgun sequence genomic segment:
- the GINS3 gene encoding DNA replication complex GINS protein PSF3: MSEAYFRVESGALGSEENFLSLDDILMSHEKLPVRTEISMPRLGAFFLDRSGGAETDNAIPEGTKLELPLWLAKGLFDNKRRILSVELPKIYQEGWRTVFSADANVVDLHKMGPHFYGFGSQLLHFDSPENADISHSLLQTFVGRFRRIMDSSQNAYNEDTSALVARLDEMERGLFQTGQKGLNDFQCWEKGQASQLTASNLVQNYAKRKFTDMED, translated from the exons ATGTCCGAGGCTTATTTCCGGGTGGAGTCGGGTGCGCTGGGTTCTGAGgagaattttctttccttggacGACATTCTGATGTCCCACGAGAAGCTCCCGGTGCGCACGGAGATCTCCATGCCGCGCCTCGGCGCTTTCTTCCTAGACCGGAGCGGAGGGGCCGAGACTGACAACGCGATCCCTGAG GGCACAAAGCTTGAACTCCCTTTGTGGCTGGCAAAGGGACTTTTTGACAACAAGCGGCGGATCCTTTCAGTGGAACTTCCCAAGATCTACCAGGAGGGTTGGAGGACTGTGTTCAGTGCAGATGCCAACGTGGTGGACCTCCACAAAATGGGACCACATTTCTATGGGTTCGGCTCCCAGCTCCTGCATTTTGACAGTCCAGAGAATGCCGACATCTCCCATTCTCTCCTGCAG ACGTTTGTTGGGCGTTTCCGCCGCATCATGGATTCCTCCCAGAACGCTTACAATGAAGATACGTCGGCACTTGTGGCCCGGCTAGATGAGATGGAGAGAGGCTTGTTTCAAACAGGGCAGAaaggactgaatgactttcagtgTTGGGAGAAGGGGCAAGCATCTCAGCTCACAGCTTCCAACCTGGTTCAGAACTACGCGAAGAGAAAATTCACTGACATGGAAGACTGA